A genomic segment from Lutibacter sp. A80 encodes:
- a CDS encoding RagB/SusD family nutrient uptake outer membrane protein, which yields MKLTKNILIIITLMLCITGCNDFLEDTLQYTSEEEVITSGLRSRGIIEDIYTDYSFRYFTDFSVEYLTDNGVLNSSETNYANNNWGAAESHPYNYVWQQSYNNIRQVYQYIDLVHDAGLPYLPSEASQPFSDKIVARYYGEAHFLKAWAEWELLKIYGGPSADGTMLGFPIVNGTLENEEYATLSRNTYDECVDQIMADLDVAIENLPLIYSGSENDNPGYSDLETGRASGLAAYALKAKVALFAASPAFNPSNDNSKWVLAAEYAHEVIEQNGGLKSLQPFNNSREDNPDQIWRMRNSRNNNSLEQRLYPPTLYGQGEVNPSQNLVDAFPDSNGYPISNASSLYDPATPYSSRDNRFYKFIFYNGDQCFQSENCTNYNALEMFEGGLDNFGGFIPNEGTRTGYYLKKYLNNLNFDPSAINATTTLPKVYVQLGLTDIYLSYAEAVYNAYGQAETAPPGLNYSAKEVIAEIRKRAGFTSDPYLDEAAADANLFENLIKNERRIELCFTGERFHDLRRWKDIVNIENVNGVKITKNEDETFSYDNIQVEARGYGNKNYYLPLPYDELIINTNLKQNQGW from the coding sequence ATGAAATTAACTAAAAACATATTAATAATTATTACATTAATGCTCTGCATTACAGGGTGTAATGATTTTTTAGAAGATACACTTCAATACACATCAGAAGAAGAAGTTATAACTTCTGGATTACGATCTAGAGGTATTATTGAAGATATTTACACGGATTACTCTTTTAGATATTTTACTGATTTTTCAGTTGAGTACCTAACAGATAATGGAGTTTTAAATTCTTCAGAAACAAATTATGCAAATAACAATTGGGGAGCAGCTGAAAGTCACCCTTACAATTATGTTTGGCAACAATCTTATAATAATATTAGACAAGTTTATCAATATATAGATTTGGTTCATGACGCAGGATTACCTTATTTACCATCTGAAGCAAGCCAACCTTTTAGCGATAAAATTGTTGCTAGATATTATGGAGAAGCACATTTCTTAAAAGCTTGGGCCGAATGGGAATTGTTAAAAATATATGGTGGACCATCTGCAGATGGAACTATGCTTGGTTTTCCAATTGTAAATGGAACTTTAGAAAATGAAGAATATGCTACATTAAGTAGAAATACTTATGATGAGTGTGTAGACCAAATTATGGCAGATTTAGATGTTGCTATTGAAAATCTTCCACTTATATATTCAGGGAGTGAAAATGACAACCCTGGATATAGCGACCTTGAAACAGGTAGAGCAAGTGGTTTAGCTGCTTATGCATTAAAGGCTAAAGTAGCCCTATTTGCTGCAAGTCCTGCTTTTAACCCATCAAATGACAACTCTAAATGGGTATTGGCAGCAGAATATGCACATGAAGTAATTGAGCAAAATGGTGGTTTAAAATCTTTACAACCTTTTAACAATAGTAGAGAAGACAACCCAGACCAAATTTGGAGAATGCGTAATTCTAGAAATAACAATTCACTAGAACAACGCCTATATCCTCCAACTTTATACGGACAAGGGGAAGTAAATCCTTCACAAAACTTAGTGGATGCATTTCCAGATTCAAACGGATATCCTATAAGCAATGCTTCAAGTTTATATGACCCAGCAACACCTTATAGCTCTAGAGATAATAGATTTTATAAATTTATATTTTACAACGGAGACCAATGCTTTCAATCTGAAAATTGTACAAATTACAATGCTTTAGAAATGTTTGAAGGAGGTTTAGATAATTTTGGAGGGTTTATTCCTAACGAAGGTACAAGAACAGGGTATTATTTAAAGAAATATTTAAACAACCTAAATTTTGACCCATCAGCAATTAATGCTACAACTACACTACCAAAAGTGTATGTTCAATTAGGTTTAACAGATATTTACTTAAGTTATGCTGAAGCTGTTTATAATGCATACGGACAAGCAGAAACTGCTCCTCCAGGTTTAAATTATTCTGCAAAAGAAGTTATCGCTGAAATTAGAAAAAGAGCTGGTTTTACATCAGATCCATATTTAGATGAAGCTGCCGCTGATGCAAATCTTTTTGAAAATTTAATAAAAAATGAAAGACGTATAGAATTATGTTTTACAGGTGAAAGATTTCACGATTTAAGAAGATGGAAAGATATTGTAAATATAGAAAACGTTAATGGTGTTAAAATCACTAAAAACGAAGATGAAACTTTTTCTTATGACAATATACAAGTGGAAGCAAGAGGTTATGGAAATAAAAACTATTATTTACCTTTACCTTATGATGAACTAATTATAAACACAAATTTGAAACAAAACCAAGGATGGTAA
- a CDS encoding DUF1735 domain-containing protein, producing the protein MKNNKLKSISKLLVLVIIGLSIVSCYDDFVEDEFEFTSVYLPKPTIDRTFIMGEGMQIGVGVVLGGRLSNSENVEVTFSLNDALVTDQGRTVLPSNYYSLVDSEGNPANNKIIIPSGKTQGFVYVKADSINFLNDALSLGNNYALGFELDNVVKADSILTDYKTSMITFTYINQLYGNYVQKGQFVKNDGTTQETIEYPGEITDALELTMVSPNTLSYDGLTDLRGADKKLYITIADDNSISISTAEGGVPVIDDGGSSYNPETREVKLNYSFEFNGVSYKANDILEFRNRIVDGVNQYDL; encoded by the coding sequence ATGAAAAATAACAAATTAAAATCTATTTCCAAATTATTGGTATTGGTTATAATTGGACTTAGTATTGTATCGTGTTATGATGATTTTGTTGAAGATGAATTTGAATTTACTTCAGTTTACTTACCAAAACCAACAATTGACCGTACTTTTATAATGGGTGAAGGAATGCAAATTGGAGTTGGTGTTGTACTAGGTGGAAGACTTTCTAATTCTGAAAATGTAGAAGTAACATTTTCGTTAAATGATGCACTTGTAACAGATCAAGGTCGCACTGTTTTACCTTCAAATTATTATAGCCTTGTAGATAGTGAAGGAAACCCTGCAAATAATAAAATAATTATTCCATCAGGTAAAACTCAAGGGTTTGTTTATGTAAAAGCAGATTCTATCAACTTTCTTAATGACGCATTATCTCTTGGCAATAATTATGCTTTAGGGTTTGAATTAGACAATGTAGTAAAAGCAGATTCTATTTTAACAGATTACAAAACATCCATGATTACCTTTACCTATATCAATCAATTATATGGTAACTACGTTCAAAAAGGACAATTTGTAAAAAATGATGGAACAACACAAGAAACTATTGAATATCCAGGTGAAATTACAGATGCCTTAGAATTAACTATGGTTTCTCCAAATACTTTGTCTTATGACGGTCTTACGGACTTAAGAGGAGCTGATAAAAAGCTATATATTACTATAGCTGATGACAACTCAATAAGCATAAGCACAGCAGAAGGTGGTGTTCCTGTTATAGACGACGGTGGGTCATCTTATAATCCAGAAACACGTGAGGTTAAACTAAACTATTCTTTCGAATTTAATGGTGTTAGTTATAAAGCTAATGATATTCTTGAATTTAGAAACAGAATTGTAGATGGAGTAAATCAGTACGATTTATAA
- a CDS encoding ion transporter, with translation MTTKLFLNDKFILLLILINAVTIFLSGFEMSLGNRFTLALTDNLITVLFITELIVKFKEFGIKGYFNSNWRKFDFILIALSIPSLIAFIGNLEITNLSFLLVFRVMRIFKSFRFLKFIPGIEHLIKGINRALKASVFVFIGFIIYIFIISILSFYLFKGVSPEHFGNPLNSLYTTFKIFTVEGWYEIPDLITHNLTPTTSFFTYLYFIFVVISGGIFGLSLVNSIFVDAMVSDNNDTLEIKIDLLEKKIDKLLYKNKRL, from the coding sequence ATGACAACAAAACTATTTCTAAACGATAAATTTATACTTCTATTAATTCTTATAAATGCCGTAACAATATTTCTAAGTGGGTTTGAAATGTCTTTAGGCAATAGATTTACACTAGCTTTAACAGATAATCTAATAACAGTTCTTTTCATTACCGAGCTAATCGTAAAATTTAAAGAATTTGGAATAAAAGGTTATTTTAATTCTAATTGGAGAAAATTTGATTTTATTTTAATTGCATTATCAATTCCTTCATTAATTGCCTTTATTGGAAATTTAGAAATTACAAATTTAAGTTTCTTACTTGTATTTAGAGTTATGAGAATTTTTAAATCATTTAGATTTTTAAAATTTATCCCAGGAATAGAACATCTAATAAAAGGTATTAACAGAGCATTAAAAGCATCTGTTTTCGTTTTTATTGGATTTATAATTTACATATTCATAATTAGCATCTTATCCTTCTATCTTTTTAAAGGAGTTTCACCTGAACATTTTGGAAACCCACTAAATTCTCTTTATACTACGTTCAAAATTTTTACTGTTGAAGGGTGGTACGAAATTCCAGACTTAATAACCCATAACTTAACACCTACAACATCCTTTTTCACATACTTGTATTTTATTTTTGTTGTAATCTCGGGAGGTATCTTTGGTCTATCTCTTGTTAATTCAATTTTTGTAGATGCTATGGTTAGTGATAATAATGATACACTTGAAATTAAAATTGATTTATTAGAAAAAAAAATTGACAAATTACTTTATAAAAACAAAAGACTATGA
- a CDS encoding LytTR family DNA-binding domain-containing protein has translation MISLNKTIAYTKSWKHTFLISVVLGILVPLLLISLEPFDNSNTFSYKYIILSGYALCIIIPLLLAHIIENYVYKKQTNRWFVVNEFLYITITLFLIFVFAFFYHFLIVSNLHTFTLKAIWGFAKAFCLPFTPIVVPIWLYLRSKYGVIEVPLSNKKNTKKINSITITGNNKSETLSILESDFIFARAQQNYVDVYFKTEKGVAQKTFRNTLSNIMKQLPNAWQVHRSYLVNLDYLKTVEGNARKRFIRITASEEIIPISQLYYKALSNRLSNSSQELQN, from the coding sequence ATGATTTCATTAAATAAGACTATTGCATATACAAAAAGCTGGAAACATACTTTTTTGATTTCTGTAGTGTTAGGAATATTAGTACCATTACTGTTAATAAGCCTAGAACCTTTTGATAATAGTAATACGTTTTCTTACAAATATATCATCCTATCAGGCTATGCTCTTTGCATTATAATTCCTTTACTACTAGCGCATATTATTGAAAACTATGTTTATAAAAAGCAAACTAACCGTTGGTTTGTAGTTAATGAATTTCTTTATATAACAATAACGCTCTTTCTAATCTTTGTTTTTGCTTTCTTTTATCATTTTTTAATAGTTAGCAACCTACATACATTTACTTTAAAAGCAATTTGGGGTTTTGCTAAAGCATTCTGTTTGCCATTTACACCAATTGTAGTGCCTATATGGCTTTATTTACGCTCTAAGTATGGTGTTATAGAAGTTCCATTAAGCAATAAAAAGAATACTAAAAAAATCAACTCAATAACCATTACTGGGAATAATAAATCTGAAACTTTAAGCATTTTAGAATCCGATTTTATTTTTGCAAGAGCACAACAAAATTATGTAGATGTTTATTTTAAAACAGAAAAAGGTGTAGCACAAAAAACGTTTCGAAATACATTATCTAATATTATGAAACAGTTACCTAATGCTTGGCAAGTGCATCGATCGTACTTGGTAAATCTAGATTATCTTAAAACTGTAGAAGGAAATGCGAGAAAACGTTTTATAAGAATTACAGCATCAGAAGAAATCATTCCAATCTCTCAACTTTATTATAAAGCCTTAAGTAATAGGCTTTCAAATTCGTCCCAAGAGCTTCAAAATTAG
- a CDS encoding sugar-binding domain-containing protein has product MEKIDLSGIWEVKLDSTNIGASDNWAARKFKGSKIELPGTLDDAGLGKPNTLVPAINNYVMSNLTRKHQYIGKAWYQKEIEIPNSWDAQKIILSLERIIWESSIYVDGELLGSANSLVGAHEYDLSKNLTPGKHLLTIVIDNSNKFPNINVTSTKYPDKVNQNMAHAYTNHTQIKWNGILGDITLKALNKNYPKNLQVYPNSELNKLKVTFQQTIAEDEMVNCIIKSVDGEDVFNEKVSVTKQVDGTVGFEISKLENLKLWDEFNSNLYTVEVITNSGNVETTFGYKFVSSKDGDLLLNGKRIFLRGNLECVIFPLTGYPPTEKADWAKLIKQAKDYGLNHLRFHSWCPPKAAFEAADEAGFYYQVELPHWSLKVGEDANTTAFLKEEALKIIKDYGNHPSFVLMALGNELQGDINVLNTMVAELKPKDNRHLYATTAFSFQKPTGTRPEKEDEFFIAQWTDKGWIRGQGIFNDKPPHFNADYTSGSAHIDIPLISHEIGQYSVYPDMSEISKYTGVLEPLNFIAVKQDLEKKGLIDLAPDFTHASGKLAALLYKEEIERALKTPSFDGFQLLQLQDFPGQGTALVGLLNAFWESKGIISAEEFSQFNSELVPLIRFEKAIYETGESFKASIEIANFFQEKQNQIIDWAITDETGEVVKKGSFKDVNLLIGNNINLGSINYKIDAKSAEKLTVTVNLKGTKYKNSWNIWVYPKEVHENDENILITSSFQDALKGLSIGKSVFLNPDYKNLQGIEGRFVPVFWSPVHFPNQPATMGLLLDDKHLAFSSFPTSTHTDWQWWDLCINSKSIITDSLNVTPIVRVIDNFVTNHNLATVFEAKVGKGKLIFSSIDLMSNLIDRPVARQLRFSLLEYMNSNEFNPSKNLDFESLKKVFLNKKKSDFSTEDIYQ; this is encoded by the coding sequence GTGGAAAAGATAGATTTATCTGGTATTTGGGAGGTAAAGTTAGATTCAACCAATATTGGAGCATCAGATAATTGGGCGGCAAGAAAGTTTAAAGGGTCTAAAATAGAATTACCAGGAACATTAGATGATGCAGGTCTTGGAAAACCGAATACCCTAGTGCCAGCCATTAATAATTATGTAATGTCTAATTTAACTAGAAAACATCAGTATATTGGTAAAGCTTGGTATCAAAAAGAAATAGAAATACCTAATTCATGGGATGCGCAAAAGATTATTTTGAGTCTAGAACGAATTATTTGGGAGTCTTCAATCTATGTTGATGGTGAACTTTTAGGTTCTGCTAATAGTTTGGTTGGTGCTCATGAATATGATCTAAGCAAAAACTTAACACCAGGAAAACATTTACTTACCATTGTGATAGATAACTCTAATAAGTTTCCAAATATTAATGTAACAAGTACAAAATATCCTGATAAGGTAAATCAAAATATGGCTCATGCCTATACAAATCACACTCAAATTAAGTGGAATGGAATATTAGGTGATATTACATTAAAAGCTTTAAATAAAAACTACCCTAAAAATTTACAAGTTTACCCTAATTCAGAATTAAATAAGTTGAAAGTTACATTTCAACAAACAATAGCTGAAGATGAAATGGTAAACTGTATTATAAAATCTGTTGATGGGGAAGACGTTTTTAACGAAAAAGTTTCAGTAACAAAACAAGTAGATGGTACCGTTGGTTTTGAAATATCTAAACTTGAAAATCTTAAATTATGGGATGAATTCAATTCAAATTTATATACCGTTGAGGTTATTACAAATTCAGGTAATGTTGAAACTACGTTTGGGTATAAGTTTGTGAGTTCAAAAGATGGAGATTTATTACTTAATGGTAAACGTATTTTTCTTAGAGGAAATTTAGAGTGTGTAATTTTTCCATTAACAGGTTATCCACCAACTGAGAAAGCTGATTGGGCAAAACTAATTAAGCAAGCGAAAGATTATGGACTAAATCATTTGCGTTTTCACTCATGGTGTCCACCAAAAGCGGCTTTTGAAGCAGCTGATGAGGCAGGTTTTTATTATCAAGTAGAGCTACCACATTGGAGTTTGAAAGTAGGTGAAGATGCTAATACTACAGCTTTTTTAAAAGAAGAAGCTCTAAAGATAATTAAAGATTATGGTAATCATCCGTCATTTGTTTTAATGGCTTTAGGTAACGAACTACAAGGAGATATTAATGTTTTAAATACTATGGTTGCTGAATTAAAACCAAAAGATAATAGGCATCTTTATGCAACTACGGCATTTTCTTTTCAGAAACCAACAGGTACAAGACCAGAAAAAGAAGATGAGTTTTTTATTGCACAATGGACAGATAAAGGATGGATTCGTGGGCAAGGAATTTTTAATGATAAACCGCCTCACTTTAATGCAGATTATACCTCGGGAAGTGCACATATTGACATTCCTTTAATATCGCATGAAATTGGACAATATTCGGTTTATCCTGATATGAGTGAAATTTCTAAATACACGGGCGTTTTGGAGCCACTTAATTTTATAGCTGTAAAACAAGATTTAGAAAAAAAAGGTTTGATTGATTTAGCGCCAGATTTTACACATGCATCAGGTAAGTTGGCAGCACTATTATATAAAGAAGAAATAGAGCGTGCTCTAAAAACACCAAGTTTTGATGGCTTTCAATTATTACAACTACAAGATTTTCCTGGTCAAGGTACTGCTTTGGTTGGTTTACTTAATGCTTTTTGGGAATCTAAAGGTATAATTTCAGCTGAAGAATTTAGCCAATTTAATAGTGAATTAGTTCCACTAATAAGGTTTGAGAAAGCTATTTATGAAACAGGAGAATCTTTTAAAGCATCAATAGAAATTGCAAATTTTTTCCAAGAAAAACAAAATCAAATAATAGATTGGGCTATAACTGATGAAACCGGAGAGGTAGTTAAAAAAGGGAGTTTTAAAGATGTTAATTTATTGATTGGAAATAACATTAATTTAGGTTCTATTAATTATAAAATAGACGCTAAATCAGCTGAAAAATTAACTGTAACAGTTAATTTGAAAGGAACGAAATATAAAAATAGTTGGAATATTTGGGTCTACCCAAAAGAGGTACATGAAAATGATGAAAATATTTTAATAACGTCTTCTTTTCAGGATGCTTTAAAAGGATTAAGTATAGGGAAGAGTGTATTTTTAAATCCAGATTATAAAAATTTACAAGGTATTGAAGGACGTTTCGTACCTGTTTTTTGGAGCCCAGTTCATTTTCCAAATCAACCAGCTACAATGGGGCTTTTATTAGATGATAAACATCTAGCTTTTTCAAGTTTTCCAACAAGTACTCATACAGATTGGCAATGGTGGGATTTATGTATAAATTCAAAATCTATAATTACAGATTCGTTGAATGTAACACCAATAGTGCGAGTTATCGATAATTTTGTAACCAATCATAATTTAGCAACAGTTTTTGAAGCCAAAGTAGGTAAAGGAAAGTTAATCTTTTCATCAATTGATTTGATGTCCAATTTAATTGATAGACCTGTAGCTAGGCAGTTGAGATTTAGTTTGCTAGAATATATGAATAGTAATGAGTTTAATCCATCTAAAAATTTAGATTTTGAAAGTTTAAAAAAAGTTTTTTTGAATAAAAAGAAAAGTGATTTTTCTACTGAAGATATTTATCAGTAA
- a CDS encoding DUF5107 domain-containing protein yields MKTVKAWEEKVIIPTYEVGKPEKYPVFLEKRVYQASSGAVYPNPVIEKISDNKVDKEWNAIYIENAYIKVMILPELGGRIQMAYDKVRERHFVYYNHVIKPALVGLTGPWISGGIEFNWPQHHRPSTYGPTDFYIEENKDGSKTIWVSELERMFRTKGMAGFTLHPDKAYIEIKAQLYNRTPHPQTFLWWANPAVAVNDHYQSVFPPDVNAVFDHGKRDVSEFPIAKGEYYKVDYSPGTDISNYKNIPVPTSYMAITSKYDFVGGYENDSKGGLLHIADHNVSPGKKQWTWGNGDFGKAWDRNLTDEDGPYIELMCGVYTDNQPDFTWMHPYEEKSFKQYFMPYYNVGVVKNATKEAMVNLEIVDGKARVKVHVTSTYNNGVISLKGENGVLFEKIVQLSPRNGFDQLIEINGAKFEDLEIVVLDKTGNVLVSWTPDKNLPTEIPEPAKAALDPKEIESVEALFLQGLHLEQYRHATFNPMDYYEEALRRAPGDVRCNNAMGLLYLRKGQLEKAVSYFDTAIDTLTNHNPNPYDGEPYFNRGIALNFLGKKEDAYASFFKGCWNAQWQDAGYFNLAQIDTFRGDLTKALDLIDRALIKNWHNHKARHLKVIILRKLGKIDKANKLIDDSLEIDKFNFGVLYERYLISNKQEDLQAFKDIIRGYAHNYNEFSLDYAMAGQFDDAISLLKIFTNDNDIVYPMVYYFMGWYYDQKGDTSNALEYYEKASKMPEDYCFPNKIEEVLALQAATKVNPTDAKAFYYLGNFWYANRQYKEAQNCWEESVRLDDAYAITHRNLSLLYFNKTDQKELARTHLEKAFSLDNTNARLLMELDQFYKKINIDVDKRLALLENNLELTEFRDDLYLERISLYNIKGDFEKAAVLLNQRQFHPWEGAEGKVPFQYLTIQVELAKKHISNANFEKAIEYLEQAQIYPHNLGEGKLQGAQENDIHYWLGCAYEGLGKIEEAKKYFELASKGLSVPSPAIFYNDQQPDKIFYQGLALLKLGKNKEANQRFDNLINYGNEHMNDDVKLDFFAVSLPDLLIWEEDLNVINKIHCNYLIGLGQLGKGFQNEAIKTFKKVTDMSLYHLPAHIHANFKESFLNN; encoded by the coding sequence ATGAAAACTGTTAAAGCTTGGGAAGAGAAAGTAATTATCCCTACCTACGAAGTTGGAAAACCTGAAAAATATCCTGTTTTTTTAGAAAAAAGAGTGTATCAGGCTAGTAGTGGTGCTGTTTATCCGAATCCAGTTATTGAAAAAATTAGCGATAATAAGGTAGATAAAGAATGGAATGCTATTTATATAGAAAATGCTTACATTAAAGTAATGATTTTACCAGAATTAGGTGGTAGAATACAAATGGCATATGACAAAGTGAGAGAACGTCATTTTGTGTATTACAATCATGTAATAAAACCAGCATTGGTAGGTTTAACTGGCCCTTGGATTTCTGGAGGAATCGAATTTAATTGGCCACAACATCATAGGCCAAGTACCTATGGCCCTACAGATTTTTATATTGAAGAAAATAAAGATGGGAGTAAAACAATTTGGGTAAGTGAACTAGAAAGAATGTTCCGTACAAAGGGAATGGCTGGTTTTACGCTGCATCCAGATAAAGCATATATAGAAATTAAAGCTCAATTATATAACAGAACACCACATCCGCAAACTTTTTTGTGGTGGGCAAATCCTGCTGTTGCAGTTAATGATCATTATCAATCTGTTTTTCCACCAGATGTAAATGCAGTTTTTGATCACGGGAAAAGAGATGTTTCTGAATTCCCAATTGCAAAAGGAGAATACTATAAAGTAGATTATTCACCAGGAACAGATATTTCTAATTATAAGAATATTCCTGTGCCAACAAGTTATATGGCAATTACGTCTAAATATGATTTTGTTGGAGGTTATGAAAATGATTCTAAAGGAGGTTTATTGCATATTGCAGATCATAATGTATCTCCTGGAAAGAAACAATGGACTTGGGGTAATGGAGATTTTGGAAAAGCATGGGATAGAAACTTAACAGATGAAGATGGGCCTTATATCGAATTAATGTGTGGAGTTTACACGGATAATCAACCGGATTTTACGTGGATGCATCCGTATGAAGAAAAGAGTTTTAAACAATATTTTATGCCATATTACAACGTAGGTGTTGTGAAAAATGCGACGAAAGAAGCAATGGTAAATTTAGAAATTGTAGATGGCAAAGCACGTGTAAAAGTTCACGTAACTTCTACATATAATAATGGGGTTATCTCTTTAAAAGGTGAAAATGGTGTTTTATTTGAAAAGATTGTTCAATTGTCTCCTAGAAATGGTTTTGACCAATTAATAGAAATAAACGGAGCTAAATTTGAAGATTTAGAAATAGTTGTTTTAGATAAAACAGGGAATGTTTTAGTTTCTTGGACACCAGATAAAAATCTACCAACTGAAATTCCAGAACCTGCAAAAGCAGCTTTAGATCCTAAAGAGATAGAGAGTGTAGAAGCCTTATTTTTACAAGGTTTACATTTAGAGCAATACAGACACGCAACTTTTAACCCGATGGATTATTACGAAGAAGCGTTAAGAAGAGCTCCAGGTGATGTGCGTTGTAATAATGCAATGGGACTTTTATATTTAAGAAAAGGACAATTAGAAAAAGCGGTTTCTTATTTTGATACAGCTATTGATACATTAACAAACCACAACCCGAATCCTTATGATGGTGAACCTTATTTTAACAGAGGTATTGCTCTTAATTTTTTAGGTAAAAAAGAGGATGCTTATGCAAGCTTCTTTAAAGGATGTTGGAATGCACAATGGCAAGATGCTGGTTATTTTAACTTAGCACAAATAGATACGTTTAGAGGAGATTTAACAAAAGCGTTAGACTTAATAGATAGGGCTTTAATTAAAAACTGGCATAACCACAAAGCAAGACATTTAAAAGTAATTATTTTAAGAAAATTAGGTAAAATAGACAAAGCAAATAAGTTAATAGATGATTCTTTAGAAATTGATAAATTCAATTTTGGAGTATTATATGAGCGTTATTTAATCTCAAACAAACAAGAAGATTTACAAGCTTTTAAAGATATTATTAGAGGTTATGCACATAACTATAACGAGTTTTCTTTAGATTATGCAATGGCAGGTCAGTTTGATGATGCAATTTCTTTACTAAAAATATTTACTAATGATAATGATATAGTTTACCCAATGGTTTATTATTTTATGGGTTGGTATTATGATCAAAAAGGAGATACATCCAATGCTTTAGAATATTATGAAAAAGCTTCTAAAATGCCAGAAGATTACTGTTTTCCTAATAAGATAGAAGAGGTGTTGGCATTGCAAGCAGCTACTAAAGTAAACCCTACGGATGCAAAAGCATTTTATTATTTAGGTAATTTTTGGTACGCAAATAGACAATACAAAGAAGCACAAAATTGTTGGGAAGAATCAGTAAGGTTAGATGATGCATATGCAATTACACACCGTAATTTGTCTTTATTGTATTTCAATAAAACAGATCAAAAAGAATTAGCTAGAACTCATTTAGAAAAAGCTTTTTCTTTAGATAATACAAATGCTCGTTTACTCATGGAGTTAGACCAATTTTACAAAAAAATAAATATTGATGTTGACAAAAGATTGGCTCTTTTAGAAAATAATTTAGAATTAACAGAATTTAGAGACGATTTATATTTAGAAAGAATTTCATTATATAATATTAAAGGAGATTTTGAAAAAGCTGCTGTACTTTTAAACCAAAGACAGTTTCATCCTTGGGAAGGAGCTGAAGGTAAAGTGCCTTTTCAGTATTTAACAATTCAGGTAGAATTGGCTAAAAAGCATATTAGCAATGCTAATTTTGAAAAAGCAATTGAATATTTAGAGCAAGCACAAATTTACCCTCATAATTTAGGTGAAGGAAAGTTACAAGGAGCCCAAGAGAACGATATACATTATTGGTTAGGTTGTGCCTATGAAGGTTTAGGGAAAATAGAAGAAGCTAAAAAATATTTTGAATTAGCTTCTAAAGGTTTAAGTGTGCCAAGTCCTGCAATATTTTACAATGACCAACAACCAGATAAGATATTTTATCAAGGTTTGGCATTGTTAAAATTGGGTAAAAATAAAGAGGCAAACCAGCGTTTTGATAATTTAATAAATTATGGAAATGAGCACATGAATGACGATGTAAAGTTAGATTTCTTTGCAGTTTCATTACCAGATTTATTAATTTGGGAAGAAGATTTAAATGTAATTAATAAGATTCATTGTAACTATCTTATTGGTTTAGGTCAGTTAGGAAAAGGGTTTCAAAATGAAGCAATTAAAACGTTTAAAAAAGTAACAGATATGAGTTTATATCATTTACCAGCTCACATTCATGCTAATTTTAAAGAAAGTTTCTTGAATAATTAA